One Phoenix dactylifera cultivar Barhee BC4 chromosome 14, palm_55x_up_171113_PBpolish2nd_filt_p, whole genome shotgun sequence DNA window includes the following coding sequences:
- the LOC103714301 gene encoding U-box domain-containing protein 27-like → MGRKEERLREALQVKIPSYFRCPISLDVMKSPVSLCTGVTYDRASIQRWLDSGNTTCPATRQPLPSTDLVPNLTLRRLIHLWSSTSSSSPADVAVPHRQRGGDILREVRSASADPRAALRRLADFFSDDENDEFERNNLVDVGGCAAVLVSILVKKKIDDDDGLLETSEAAIRVLALILTSDFIEEGNKKIAISALISDLNGSISALLSVLKKGSSLESRIDAARVLESIIGSPETKLAIAEEEEVIAELIRLIGPSDDKGTMDRKAVEAGLGCLAGIAGVRRARVRMARLGVVAAATRVLAAKAEVAPAAAERAMRVLEAAAACAEGRAAICEAAEESVGTVVGRMMKIGREGKEAAVAVLWMVCHYFRDRRAVEAAAALDGGLTKILLLMQSGCSPATRQMAADLLKIFRVNSKSCLAGYDTKTTHIMPF, encoded by the coding sequence atggggaggaaggaagagaggctaCGAGAAGCATTGCAAGTGAAGATACCGAGCTATTTCCGGTGTCCGATATCGCTGGACGTGATGAAGTCCCCGGTGAGCCTGTGCACCGGCGTCACCTACGACCGCGCCTCCATCCAGCGGTGGCTGGACTCCGGCAACACCACGTGTCCGGCCACCCGGCAGCCCCTCCCCTCCACTGACCTTGTCCCCAACCTCACACTCCGGCGCCTCATCCACCTCTGGtcctccacctcctcttcctcccccgCCGATGTCGCCGTCCCCCACCGCCAACGCGGCGGCGACATCCTACGGGAGGTCCGCTCCGCTTCGGCGGATCCCCGCGCGGCCCTCCGTAGGCTCGCCGACTTCTTCTCCGACGACGAGAACGACGAGTTCGAGAGGAACAATCTCGTCGACGTCGGTGGCTGCGCCGCCGTTCTCGTCTCTATTcttgtgaagaagaagatcgacGACGACGACGGATTGTTGGAGACGTCGGAGGCGGCGATCAGGGTTCTTGCTCTGATCTTGACCTCCGATTTCATCGAGGAGGGAAATAAGAAGATCGCGATCTCGGCCCTGATTTCGGATCTCAACGGATCGATTTCCGCTTTGCTTTCCGTGTTGAAGAAGGGAAGTAGCCTTGAGTCGCGGATCGACGCGGCCAGGGTTCTTGAATCGATAATTGGATCGCCGGAGACGAAGCTTGCGAtcgccgaggaggaggaggtgatcGCGGAGCTGATCCGGCTGATCGGGCCGTCGGATGATAAAGGGACGATGGATCGGAAGGCGGTGGAGGCGGGGCTGGGGTGCCTGGCCGGGATCGCCGGGGTGAGGCGGGCGAGGGTGCGGATGGCGCGGCTCGGGGTGGTGGCGGCGGCGACGAGGGTGCTGGCGGCAAAGGCGGAGGtggcgccggcggcggcggagagggCGATGCGGGTgttggaggcggcggcggcttgCGCGGAGGGGCGGGCGGCGATCTGCGAGGCGGCGGAGGAGAGCGTAGGGACGGTGGTGGGGCGGATGATGAAGATCGGGAGGGAGGGGAAGGAGGCGGCGGTGGCAGTGCTCTGGATGGTTTGCCATTACTTCCGGGACCGCCGGGcggtggaggcggcggcggcgttggACGGCGGTTTGACGAAGATATTGCTGTTGATGCAGAGCGGGTGCTCGCCGGCGACGAGGCAGATGGCGGCAGATTTGCTCAAGATTTTCAGAGTAAATTCTAAGAGTTGTCTCGCTGGATATGATACCAAGACTACCCACATCATGCCCTTCTAG